Proteins encoded in a region of the Stieleria neptunia genome:
- a CDS encoding type II secretion system F family protein yields MTGTVIIIAVGIFVASLVALAANMLVPGGDNTATEDRLAQIASRRRVSGGKQAEESGSLLMEGGFEDASGLIGSIMKSLPGLGEYLDQADVRMPPAQFAMICLGAFGAGVALCIASPFKLLAIFVGPVFALVPVGWLMVKRKRRLSKFGNQMPEALELLGRSLRAGHSLNAGFGLVSKEMEDPLAREFGRAFEEQNLGIPLDEAIEDMADRVPNMDLRFFATAVVLQRQTGGDLAEILDKIGHLIRERLQILGQIQALTGEGRMSGAVLLALPPVLFFVMLYLNKEYVMMLFNDEIGQYMLGFGLISQIIGALVIKKIITIKV; encoded by the coding sequence ATGACCGGTACCGTCATCATCATCGCCGTCGGCATCTTTGTCGCCTCCCTGGTGGCACTTGCTGCCAACATGCTTGTTCCCGGCGGTGACAATACCGCGACCGAAGACCGGCTCGCGCAAATCGCTTCGCGGCGTCGCGTCAGCGGCGGCAAACAAGCCGAAGAGTCGGGTTCGTTGCTGATGGAAGGCGGCTTTGAAGACGCCTCCGGACTGATCGGCAGCATCATGAAAAGCCTGCCCGGTCTGGGTGAGTATCTGGACCAGGCCGACGTGCGAATGCCACCGGCACAATTCGCCATGATCTGCCTGGGCGCCTTCGGTGCCGGCGTCGCACTCTGCATCGCCAGTCCCTTCAAGTTATTGGCCATCTTTGTCGGCCCCGTCTTCGCGCTCGTGCCGGTCGGGTGGCTGATGGTCAAACGAAAACGTCGGCTTTCCAAGTTCGGCAACCAGATGCCCGAAGCCCTCGAACTGCTCGGTCGATCGCTGCGTGCCGGCCACTCGCTCAATGCCGGTTTCGGTTTGGTGTCCAAAGAAATGGAAGACCCGTTGGCACGCGAATTCGGACGCGCCTTCGAAGAACAGAACCTCGGCATCCCGCTCGATGAAGCGATCGAAGACATGGCCGATCGGGTCCCCAACATGGACCTTCGATTCTTCGCCACCGCCGTCGTGCTGCAGCGACAAACCGGTGGTGACCTGGCTGAGATCTTGGACAAGATCGGACACCTGATTCGCGAACGACTGCAGATCCTCGGCCAGATCCAAGCCTTGACCGGGGAAGGTCGAATGAGTGGTGCCGTCCTGCTGGCCCTGCCACCGGTGCTGTTCTTCGTGATGCTGTATTTGAACAAAGAATACGTGATGATGTTGTTCAACGATGAAATCGGTCAGTACATGCTCGGCTTCGGATTGATCTCCCAGATTATCGGTGCACTGGTGATCAAAAAGATCATCACGATCAAAGTCTAA